A stretch of the Coriobacteriia bacterium genome encodes the following:
- a CDS encoding O-antigen ligase family protein, with amino-acid sequence MARAPAKGRTAKPARRLRLAAVAAGLTSISAYAVDQRLHPYASRFAGLLIAAGVWAWVWARGETEPLRTRRLDLAAAVAAGTLVLSSLFSASPAQALTFGAEGGWMGAPSWLALLTVFWVASRTRLGRDFEDAASLAYVWAAPAAAAALLQYATSGSVRAGFGNGNYLGAALVVVLPIACLRAVEPGHTTETRLAWWAAAILLVAGCFFSGSSTVRVVSLVEMTGILVLHFFRGMALHRAVLRASAVVGALVLGVALVVGAAAYTPGLLPAAVRDHVRPAAFGATTFTRIEMWKVAAAVFRERPLLGVGPDGLQLASQGHVTERFLGLEPQAAAGIDTLLIDPHSLPFAALASLGVVGFGGLLWLLVAWVGEVWRLAVVDTDGGRLRLAFAIGVAGFLGTMLLIPWSIVFGGLPALWAGLAVAPPESAASKSVRGKQAAAVASSARSWSPQAREVVAGLLALSFGLLAFAGIAGEQLVQRAKAAGDEATALKKIVAARRFQPTRPFLVFQADMLYGRLMLRGIVTPAAYRAFVDQAPTGVRNNGVYLAALAGVGLDEALVSGRTDLRWEQSVVGRALALAPGAPDVRLEVAHLALLRGDLQTARRVLDDSKGWIGMNPRRTLYEYYYAAVSRDATLALEYAATLGREDPGLAALAYPGDLLGRH; translated from the coding sequence ATGGCACGTGCTCCCGCAAAGGGACGGACCGCCAAGCCTGCTCGGAGGTTGCGGCTTGCAGCCGTCGCGGCCGGCCTGACCTCGATCTCAGCCTACGCTGTCGACCAGCGGCTCCATCCGTACGCTTCGCGTTTCGCCGGGCTTCTCATCGCCGCTGGCGTATGGGCGTGGGTCTGGGCGCGTGGCGAGACCGAGCCTTTGCGGACGCGCCGTCTCGACCTCGCTGCCGCCGTGGCGGCCGGCACACTCGTTCTCTCCTCGCTGTTCTCTGCATCCCCGGCGCAAGCGCTCACCTTCGGCGCCGAGGGCGGCTGGATGGGCGCTCCGTCGTGGCTCGCGCTGCTGACCGTCTTCTGGGTGGCTTCTCGCACCCGACTGGGACGCGATTTCGAGGACGCCGCGTCGCTGGCGTACGTCTGGGCCGCGCCGGCCGCCGCCGCCGCTCTGCTGCAGTACGCGACGAGCGGCTCCGTCCGCGCCGGGTTCGGCAACGGCAACTACCTCGGCGCGGCGCTGGTGGTCGTCCTGCCGATCGCCTGCCTGCGGGCTGTCGAACCGGGGCACACGACCGAGACCCGGCTCGCGTGGTGGGCCGCGGCGATCCTGCTCGTCGCGGGGTGTTTCTTCTCGGGGAGCAGCACAGTGCGTGTCGTGAGCCTGGTCGAGATGACGGGCATCCTCGTGCTGCACTTCTTCCGCGGCATGGCCCTGCACCGGGCGGTGTTGAGGGCGTCGGCGGTCGTCGGGGCGCTCGTGCTCGGAGTCGCCCTCGTCGTAGGTGCGGCGGCGTACACGCCAGGCCTGCTCCCCGCCGCGGTGCGCGACCACGTCCGCCCCGCGGCCTTCGGGGCGACGACGTTCACGCGCATCGAGATGTGGAAGGTCGCAGCCGCCGTCTTCCGCGAGCGCCCGCTGCTCGGGGTCGGGCCCGACGGTCTCCAGCTCGCCTCCCAGGGTCACGTCACCGAGCGGTTCCTGGGGCTCGAGCCGCAGGCCGCTGCTGGCATCGACACGCTGCTGATAGACCCGCATTCGCTCCCGTTCGCGGCGCTGGCGTCGCTGGGCGTCGTGGGCTTCGGCGGCCTGCTCTGGCTTCTCGTCGCGTGGGTGGGCGAGGTCTGGCGTCTGGCCGTGGTGGACACCGACGGCGGCAGGCTGCGCCTAGCGTTCGCCATCGGTGTCGCCGGGTTCCTCGGGACGATGCTGCTGATCCCGTGGAGCATCGTCTTCGGCGGGCTGCCGGCGCTGTGGGCGGGCCTCGCCGTCGCGCCCCCCGAGTCGGCCGCCTCGAAGTCCGTCCGGGGGAAGCAGGCCGCTGCGGTCGCGTCGTCCGCGCGCTCGTGGTCGCCGCAGGCGCGAGAGGTCGTCGCTGGCCTGCTCGCCCTGTCGTTCGGTCTGCTCGCGTTCGCCGGGATCGCCGGGGAACAACTGGTCCAGCGCGCGAAGGCGGCCGGGGACGAGGCCACCGCCCTCAAGAAGATCGTCGCGGCACGCCGCTTCCAGCCGACCCGGCCGTTCCTCGTCTTCCAGGCCGACATGCTCTACGGGCGCCTGATGCTGCGCGGGATCGTCACGCCCGCAGCTTACAGGGCCTTCGTCGATCAGGCTCCTACCGGCGTGCGGAATAACGGCGTCTACCTGGCCGCACTGGCGGGAGTCGGCCTAGACGAGGCGCTCGTGTCGGGCCGCACCGATCTTCGGTGGGAGCAGTCCGTCGTGGGTCGTGCCCTGGCGCTCGCCCCGGGCGCTCCGGACGTGCGGCTCGAGGTGGCGCACCTCGCGCTCCTTCGCGGGGATCTCCAGACCGCGCGACGTGTGCTCGACGACTCCAAGGGGTGGATCGGGATGAACCCGCGGCGGACCCTCTACGAGTACTACTACGCCGCCGTGTCCCGCGACGCCACGCTCGCCCTGGAGTACGCGGCGACGCTCGGACGTGAGGATCCTGGGCTCGCCGCGCTCGCGTACCCCGGCGATCTCCTCGGCCGTCACTGA
- the gmd gene encoding GDP-mannose 4,6-dehydratase, whose translation MARRALITGITGQDGSYLAELLLEQGYDVYGLVRRTSTETLERVEHIRDRVTLVGGDLTDQSSLMSALESATPDEVFNLAAQSFVAESWKEPVLTGDVNALGVVRLLEAIRRVAPKARFYQASSSEMYGRVRETPQTELTPFHPRSPYACAKVYGFHATVNYRESYDMHASNGILFNHESPRRGIEFVTRKVTDAVARIKLGLADSLRLGNIDSKRDWGFAGDYVRAMWLMLQQDEPGDYVVATGETHTVREFLEVAFGHAGLDWEKYVTIDPAFIRPAEVDLLLGDPGKAKRVLGWEPTVGFDELARMMVDADLARLNG comes from the coding sequence ATGGCACGCAGAGCGCTCATAACAGGCATCACCGGCCAGGACGGGAGCTACCTGGCGGAGCTGCTGCTCGAGCAGGGATACGACGTGTACGGGCTCGTGCGCCGCACCTCGACGGAGACGCTCGAACGCGTCGAGCACATCCGCGACCGCGTGACGCTCGTCGGGGGCGACCTCACAGACCAGTCCTCGCTGATGTCCGCCCTTGAGTCCGCGACTCCCGACGAGGTGTTCAACCTCGCCGCGCAATCGTTCGTCGCCGAGTCGTGGAAGGAACCGGTCCTCACCGGAGACGTCAACGCCCTCGGCGTCGTGCGCCTGCTGGAGGCTATCCGCCGCGTGGCACCGAAGGCGCGCTTCTACCAGGCGTCGTCCTCGGAGATGTACGGCCGAGTCCGCGAGACGCCGCAGACGGAGCTGACGCCGTTCCACCCGCGCTCGCCCTATGCGTGCGCGAAGGTCTACGGTTTCCACGCCACGGTGAACTACCGCGAGTCCTACGATATGCATGCGAGCAACGGCATCCTTTTCAACCACGAGTCGCCGCGCCGCGGCATCGAGTTCGTGACGCGCAAGGTCACCGACGCGGTCGCGCGCATCAAGCTCGGCCTGGCCGACTCGCTGCGTCTGGGCAACATCGACTCGAAGCGCGACTGGGGCTTCGCCGGCGACTACGTCCGCGCCATGTGGCTGATGCTCCAGCAGGACGAGCCGGGCGATTACGTCGTCGCGACCGGCGAGACGCACACCGTGCGCGAGTTCCTCGAGGTGGCCTTCGGTCACGCCGGCCTCGACTGGGAGAAGTACGTGACCATCGACCCGGCGTTCATCCGCCCGGCCGAGGTCGACCTGCTCCTCGGCGATCCCGGCAAGGCGAAGCGCGTGCTCGGGTGGGAGCCCACGGTCGGTTTCGACGAGCTCGCGCGGATGATGGTCGACGCGGACCTCGCGCGGCTGAACGGGTAG
- a CDS encoding GDP-L-fucose synthase, translated as MDTHARILIAGHTGLLGSSLLARLESLGYDRLLTPGHDELDLTDSAAVDAFFAAERPEFVFLAAGMTGGIVANMTYPADLLHVNIAIQDAVFEAAVRRHVGRVVTYASSCVYPREAAQPIREDSLFSGPIEMTSAAYAAAKTALIIACRAYNAQHGAGRFICLLPNSMFGPNDNFDPRTGHVLSGMLMKFHVAKLARDGGEDVSVTLWGSGEPRREFVFVDDVADASIFALDHAHEMGDRHYNVGSGKDMTIRELAERIAAVVGYDGAVEWDAGKPDGTMRKLLDSADFRALGWAPSTSFDEGLRRTYEWLAAYGPGAKGAWDDVPLR; from the coding sequence GTGGACACACACGCGAGGATACTCATCGCAGGACACACCGGCCTGCTCGGGTCGAGCCTGCTCGCCAGGCTCGAATCGCTCGGGTACGACCGTCTGCTCACGCCCGGGCATGACGAACTCGATCTCACCGATAGCGCCGCCGTCGACGCATTCTTCGCGGCCGAGCGCCCGGAGTTCGTCTTCCTCGCTGCCGGCATGACGGGCGGCATCGTCGCGAACATGACGTACCCGGCCGACCTCCTGCACGTCAACATAGCCATCCAGGACGCGGTGTTCGAGGCCGCCGTCCGCCGTCACGTCGGGCGCGTCGTCACCTATGCATCGTCGTGCGTCTACCCACGCGAGGCAGCGCAGCCCATCCGCGAGGACAGCCTCTTCTCGGGCCCCATCGAGATGACGAGCGCCGCCTACGCTGCCGCGAAGACCGCGCTCATCATCGCCTGCCGCGCCTACAACGCGCAGCACGGCGCGGGGCGCTTCATCTGCCTGTTGCCGAACTCCATGTTCGGGCCGAACGACAACTTCGATCCTCGCACCGGTCACGTGCTCTCGGGGATGCTCATGAAGTTCCACGTCGCCAAGCTCGCTCGCGACGGTGGCGAAGACGTCTCTGTCACGCTCTGGGGAAGCGGGGAGCCGCGCCGGGAGTTCGTCTTCGTCGACGACGTGGCCGACGCCTCGATCTTCGCCCTCGACCATGCTCACGAGATGGGCGACCGTCACTACAACGTCGGTTCCGGGAAAGACATGACCATCCGCGAGCTCGCCGAGCGCATCGCGGCGGTGGTCGGGTACGACGGGGCGGTCGAGTGGGACGCCGGCAAGCCCGACGGGACGATGCGCAAGCTGCTCGACAGCGCGGACTTCCGCGCGCTCGGCTGGGCGCCGTCGACAAGCTTCGACGAAGGACTGCGCCGCACGTACGAGTGGCTCGCCGCGTACGGGCCGGGCGCGAAGGGAGCGTGGGACGATGTACCTCTACGATGA
- the galU gene encoding UTP--glucose-1-phosphate uridylyltransferase GalU, which produces MKAIIPAAGMGTRFLPVTKAQPKEMLPVVDKPVIQYVVEEAVAAGVDDILIVTGRGKRAIEDHFDRSVELEELLERAGNVEMMRRVRAVSELADIFYVRQKRPRGLGHAVLCGAAHVGSEPFFVMLGDVLVPGRGCLPRLREVHESYGGSVVSVTPVEPHLVSRYGVIAGQEVEPGVWKITDLVEKPPLNEAPSDLAIFGRYLLTPAVMGILPHVDPGRGDEIQLTDALRKLLKVEPVYAVSSPSPGYDTGNVLAWLEANIGLALESDELGPPLRASLEKMLAGGAGGVDG; this is translated from the coding sequence GTGAAGGCGATCATCCCTGCCGCGGGCATGGGCACGCGGTTCCTGCCGGTGACGAAGGCGCAGCCGAAGGAGATGCTGCCCGTCGTCGACAAGCCGGTCATCCAGTACGTCGTCGAGGAGGCGGTCGCCGCGGGCGTCGACGACATCCTCATCGTGACCGGGCGCGGGAAGCGCGCCATCGAGGACCACTTCGACCGCTCGGTCGAGCTCGAGGAGCTGCTGGAGCGTGCGGGCAACGTGGAGATGATGCGGCGCGTCCGTGCCGTCTCCGAACTCGCGGACATCTTCTACGTGCGTCAGAAGCGGCCTCGCGGCCTCGGCCACGCCGTGCTGTGCGGCGCCGCGCACGTCGGCAGCGAGCCGTTCTTCGTGATGCTCGGCGACGTGCTCGTACCCGGCCGCGGGTGTCTGCCGCGGTTGCGCGAGGTGCACGAGAGCTACGGCGGGAGCGTGGTCTCGGTGACGCCGGTCGAGCCGCATCTCGTCTCGCGCTACGGAGTCATCGCCGGCCAGGAGGTCGAGCCGGGCGTGTGGAAGATCACCGATCTCGTCGAGAAGCCGCCGCTGAACGAGGCGCCGTCGGACCTCGCCATCTTCGGTCGGTATCTCCTCACTCCCGCCGTCATGGGGATCCTGCCCCATGTCGATCCCGGGCGCGGTGACGAGATCCAGCTCACCGACGCGCTGCGCAAGCTGCTCAAGGTGGAACCGGTCTACGCGGTGTCCTCTCCTTCGCCGGGCTACGACACCGGCAACGTGCTGGCCTGGCTCGAGGCGAACATCGGTCTCGCCCTCGAGAGCGACGAGCTCGGGCCGCCCCTGCGCGCGTCGCTGGAGAAGATGCTCGCCGGAGGGGCCGGGGGCGTGGATGGCTGA
- a CDS encoding mannose-1-phosphate guanylyltransferase/mannose-6-phosphate isomerase — MAEAAAGDRRVPDLDAVILAGGSGARFWPLSRELTPKQLLSVFGGETLILKAVRRIAPLTGSGHVFVATGERLVDDLRAHLASRPETAGLDIGYLVEPVARNTAPAAALAAAFLAARDPRAIMAMLPSDHLLDDGPEWEATIRAAAALARDGYLVTVGLRPTSPETGYGYIRTGEPIAGQAAGGVIGCRAAAFVEKPDRASAERFLAAGDHLWNSGILVAGAARFLEELESAGEDGRRIVSVAREIAAEPPEMWRESAARERFASLPSVSVDVAVLEVSDRVAVVPSSMDWSDVGSLLAVERLGTPDAGGNTLVGRAVDVDSSGCLVYSPDRLVATLGLRDAIVVDTLDATLVADRSRAQDVRLVVEALKAAGHAEAVSSRTAARPWGEWTLLMKLDGFQVKSISVDPGRRLSLQSHARRSEHWVVVEGEALVRRGTEDLTVRANESVHIPVGTLHRLENPGPGPLRVIEVAVGDYLEEDDIVRHEDDWGREGGDR; from the coding sequence ATGGCTGAGGCCGCGGCCGGCGATCGCCGGGTCCCCGACCTCGACGCCGTCATCCTAGCGGGAGGCAGCGGCGCGCGCTTCTGGCCGCTCTCGCGCGAGTTGACGCCGAAGCAGCTGCTGTCGGTCTTCGGCGGAGAGACGCTCATCCTGAAGGCGGTCCGCCGCATCGCGCCGCTGACCGGCTCCGGGCACGTCTTCGTCGCGACCGGCGAAAGGCTCGTCGACGACCTGCGTGCCCATCTCGCGAGCCGGCCGGAGACGGCCGGTCTCGACATCGGCTACCTCGTCGAGCCCGTCGCGCGCAACACCGCGCCCGCCGCGGCGCTGGCGGCGGCGTTCCTCGCCGCGCGCGACCCTCGCGCGATCATGGCGATGCTCCCCTCCGACCATCTGCTCGACGACGGCCCTGAATGGGAAGCGACGATCCGCGCGGCCGCCGCGCTCGCGCGCGACGGCTACCTGGTCACCGTCGGACTGCGGCCGACCTCGCCCGAGACCGGCTACGGCTACATCCGCACCGGCGAGCCGATCGCCGGGCAGGCCGCGGGCGGCGTCATCGGGTGTCGTGCCGCCGCGTTCGTCGAGAAGCCGGACCGGGCGAGCGCCGAGCGCTTCCTCGCCGCGGGCGACCACCTGTGGAACAGCGGCATCCTCGTCGCCGGAGCCGCGAGGTTCCTCGAAGAGCTCGAGTCGGCCGGCGAGGACGGGCGCCGGATCGTCTCGGTCGCGCGGGAGATCGCGGCCGAGCCGCCCGAGATGTGGCGGGAGAGCGCGGCGCGCGAGCGGTTCGCCTCGTTGCCGTCGGTCTCCGTCGACGTCGCCGTCCTCGAAGTGAGCGACCGTGTCGCGGTGGTGCCGTCGTCGATGGACTGGTCCGACGTGGGCTCGCTGCTCGCGGTGGAACGTCTCGGGACGCCGGACGCCGGCGGGAACACGCTGGTGGGACGCGCCGTCGACGTCGACTCGAGCGGTTGTCTCGTCTATTCGCCCGACCGGCTCGTCGCCACACTCGGTCTGCGCGACGCCATCGTCGTCGACACGCTCGACGCGACGCTCGTCGCCGACAGGTCGCGCGCCCAGGACGTCCGTCTCGTCGTCGAGGCGCTGAAGGCGGCCGGTCATGCCGAGGCGGTCTCGTCTCGCACCGCCGCGCGCCCGTGGGGTGAATGGACGCTGCTCATGAAACTCGACGGCTTCCAGGTGAAGTCGATCTCGGTCGATCCTGGCCGGCGGCTCTCGCTGCAGAGCCATGCCCGCCGCAGCGAGCATTGGGTCGTCGTCGAGGGCGAGGCCCTCGTGCGCCGGGGCACCGAGGACCTCACGGTGCGCGCGAACGAGTCCGTGCACATCCCGGTGGGCACACTCCACCGGCTCGAGAATCCGGGCCCCGGCCCGCTGCGCGTCATCGAGGTCGCCGTCGGCGACTACCTTGAGGAGGACGACATAGTGCGTCACGAGGACGACTGGGGACGAGAAGGAGGGGACCGCTGA
- the hemL gene encoding glutamate-1-semialdehyde 2,1-aminomutase: protein MDHSRSSALFADARKTIPGGVNSPVRAFGSVGSQPLFYERAKGDRVVDVDGNEYVDFVASWGPMILGHAPDEVLDAVRGQLEKGTSYGAPCEAEVRMAQAVCDAVPSIEMVRMVSSGTEATMSAIRLARGYTGREKFIKFDGNYHGHSDALLVAAGSGLVTLGIPSTPGVTAGAAQDTIVLPYNDLDAVAGALAREGASVAAIILEPIAGNMGVVPPRPGFLQGLRKLCDEHGVVLIFDEVISGFRVALGGAQELYGVTPDLTTLGKIIGGGFPVGAFGGRAEIMERLAPVGPVYQAGTLSGNPVAMVAGLALVERLRRPGVYEELERKGARLEAGLRSAAQRAGLPVFLTRVGSMACMFFTETEVVDWTSAATADTDRYAHYFRAMLDAGFILAPSQFEATFVGLAHADDDIDAACEAAALALAAL from the coding sequence ATGGATCACAGCCGCTCCTCGGCGTTGTTCGCCGATGCCCGGAAGACCATCCCGGGCGGAGTGAACTCGCCGGTGCGCGCGTTCGGCAGCGTCGGCTCACAGCCTCTCTTCTACGAGCGGGCGAAAGGGGATCGGGTAGTCGACGTCGACGGGAACGAGTACGTCGACTTCGTGGCGTCCTGGGGACCGATGATCCTCGGCCACGCGCCCGACGAGGTCCTCGACGCGGTCCGCGGGCAGCTCGAGAAGGGGACCAGTTACGGCGCCCCTTGCGAGGCCGAGGTCCGCATGGCGCAAGCCGTGTGCGACGCGGTGCCGTCCATCGAGATGGTGCGCATGGTCTCCTCGGGGACCGAGGCGACGATGAGCGCGATACGCCTCGCCCGCGGCTACACCGGCCGAGAGAAGTTCATCAAGTTCGACGGCAACTACCATGGCCATTCCGACGCTCTGCTCGTCGCTGCCGGCTCCGGTCTCGTCACGCTGGGAATCCCCTCGACACCCGGCGTGACCGCGGGCGCGGCCCAGGACACGATCGTCCTTCCGTACAACGATCTCGACGCCGTGGCCGGCGCCCTCGCGCGCGAGGGCGCGAGCGTCGCGGCGATCATCCTCGAGCCGATCGCGGGCAACATGGGGGTCGTCCCCCCGAGGCCCGGCTTCCTCCAGGGGCTCCGCAAGCTCTGTGACGAGCATGGTGTGGTCCTCATCTTCGACGAGGTCATCTCCGGCTTCCGAGTCGCGCTCGGCGGCGCTCAGGAGCTCTACGGCGTCACGCCCGACCTCACGACGCTGGGCAAGATCATCGGCGGCGGTTTCCCCGTCGGTGCGTTCGGCGGGCGCGCCGAGATCATGGAGCGCCTCGCCCCGGTCGGCCCGGTCTACCAGGCCGGAACGCTGTCGGGCAATCCGGTCGCGATGGTCGCGGGCCTCGCGCTCGTCGAGCGGCTGAGGCGCCCGGGGGTATATGAGGAGTTGGAGAGGAAGGGCGCGCGGCTCGAAGCCGGGCTCCGCTCGGCGGCCCAGCGCGCAGGCTTGCCCGTCTTCCTCACGCGCGTGGGCTCGATGGCGTGCATGTTCTTCACCGAGACCGAGGTCGTCGACTGGACGAGCGCGGCCACGGCGGACACGGACCGGTACGCGCACTACTTCCGTGCCATGCTCGATGCGGGGTTCATCCTCGCACCGAGCCAGTTCGAGGCTACTTTCGTCGGGCTCGCCCACGCCGACGACGACATCGATGCGGCCTGCGAGGCGGCGGCGCTTGCGCTCGCCGCGCTCTAG
- a CDS encoding thiamine pyrophosphate-dependent dehydrogenase E1 component subunit alpha gives MYLYDDSAPATEGAALDASELLGLFHGMLRVRMVQDRIAADYHEDEMRTPVHLCVGQEAGAVGVCDALRRDDLVFSNHRGHGHYLAKGGDLKAMIAELFCKSTGCSSGRGGSMHLVDLDAGLPGSSSIVAGGIPLATGAGFSFQMRGEDRVACVFFGDAAAEEGVFYESLNFAALKKLPVLYVCENNFFAVWSPQRARAANEVWQRAACFGIPATVVDGTDVAAVHVAAETAVAHVRSGLGPALLELRAYRWKGHSGGEEDAGKGDRSVDDLESWKAQCPIDKTEARLRDAGALDDPALARMRAEIGAEIDEAFAFAKASPLPDDSTLTDHVYADAEVTR, from the coding sequence ATGTACCTCTACGATGATTCCGCGCCCGCGACCGAAGGCGCCGCGCTCGACGCGTCCGAACTCCTCGGGCTCTTCCACGGGATGCTGCGCGTGCGGATGGTGCAGGACCGCATCGCGGCGGACTACCACGAGGACGAGATGCGCACGCCGGTCCACCTGTGCGTGGGCCAGGAGGCGGGCGCGGTCGGCGTGTGCGACGCGCTCCGTCGCGACGACCTCGTCTTCAGCAACCATCGCGGACACGGTCACTACCTGGCCAAAGGCGGGGACCTCAAGGCGATGATCGCCGAGCTCTTCTGCAAGTCGACGGGCTGCTCATCGGGCCGCGGAGGGTCGATGCATCTCGTCGATCTCGACGCGGGACTCCCGGGTTCCTCCTCGATCGTCGCCGGCGGCATCCCGCTCGCCACCGGCGCCGGGTTCTCCTTCCAGATGCGCGGCGAGGACCGCGTCGCCTGCGTCTTCTTCGGCGACGCGGCGGCCGAGGAGGGCGTCTTCTACGAGAGCCTGAACTTCGCGGCGCTGAAGAAGCTCCCCGTCCTGTACGTGTGCGAGAACAACTTCTTCGCGGTGTGGTCGCCGCAGCGCGCCCGCGCCGCGAACGAGGTCTGGCAGCGGGCCGCGTGCTTCGGCATCCCCGCGACCGTGGTCGACGGCACCGACGTCGCGGCCGTGCATGTCGCCGCCGAGACCGCCGTGGCGCACGTCCGCTCGGGGCTCGGCCCCGCGCTGCTCGAGCTGCGCGCCTACCGCTGGAAAGGCCATTCGGGAGGCGAGGAGGACGCCGGCAAGGGCGACCGCTCCGTCGACGACCTCGAGAGCTGGAAGGCGCAGTGCCCCATCGACAAGACCGAGGCGCGGCTGCGCGACGCCGGCGCGCTCGACGACCCGGCGCTGGCGCGGATGCGGGCGGAGATCGGCGCCGAGATCGACGAGGCGTTCGCTTTCGCGAAGGCGAGCCCGCTCCCCGACGACTCGACGCTGACGGACCACGTCTACGCGGACGCGGAGGTCACGCGATGA
- a CDS encoding radical SAM protein yields MAENVGNSDARPDLDLEGEMAAAEAPCGAEGVAVPMGGHPGGHPGGHPAGVPMERQRHGGARSVGFRPGGGPAALAYQERTGIKAPRIIAWEITRSCNLSCAHCRAAAEFGAYAGELSLDQIKSTIDDIVTISNPIIILTGGEPLMRPDIWEIVDYAQTKGAMPVIGTNATLITEQIAAKMHDHGIPRISVSVDFPTAEEHDVFRGQPGCFDETIRGIKMAKAHGVGVQINMTVTTLNADKVDAVHDLAEALGVDAFHIFMLVPTGRGSDLLDKELPPAEYERVLAWAYERQKTSPLHFKPTDAPHYYRIIRQLAKAEGKKVTREEYGLDAMTRGCLGGITFCFISHVGDVQPCGYFDMQLGSVKEKPFSEIWTSSKVFNELRDYSLLKGKCGACEYKAVCGGCRARALEVTGDYLAAEPYCVYEPPAWVRGDTEPDAVEGGDS; encoded by the coding sequence ATGGCTGAGAACGTAGGCAACTCCGATGCCCGCCCCGATCTCGACCTCGAAGGGGAGATGGCCGCCGCCGAGGCTCCGTGCGGCGCCGAGGGCGTCGCGGTCCCGATGGGCGGCCACCCCGGCGGCCACCCCGGCGGTCATCCGGCCGGCGTCCCGATGGAGCGCCAGCGCCACGGCGGCGCGCGCTCGGTCGGCTTCCGTCCCGGCGGCGGCCCCGCCGCGCTCGCCTACCAGGAGCGCACGGGCATCAAGGCCCCGCGCATCATCGCGTGGGAGATCACGCGCTCGTGCAACCTGAGCTGCGCGCACTGCCGCGCGGCCGCCGAGTTCGGCGCGTACGCCGGCGAGCTCAGCCTCGACCAGATCAAGTCGACCATCGACGACATCGTCACCATCTCGAACCCGATCATCATCCTCACCGGCGGCGAGCCTCTGATGCGCCCCGACATCTGGGAGATCGTCGACTACGCGCAGACCAAGGGCGCGATGCCGGTCATCGGCACGAACGCGACGCTGATCACCGAACAGATCGCGGCGAAGATGCACGATCACGGCATCCCGCGGATCTCGGTCTCGGTCGACTTCCCGACCGCGGAGGAGCACGACGTGTTCCGCGGCCAGCCCGGCTGCTTCGACGAGACCATCCGCGGCATCAAGATGGCGAAGGCGCACGGTGTGGGCGTGCAGATCAACATGACCGTCACCACGCTCAACGCCGACAAGGTGGACGCCGTCCACGACCTCGCCGAGGCGCTCGGCGTCGACGCGTTCCACATCTTCATGCTCGTTCCGACGGGCCGCGGCTCCGACCTGCTCGACAAGGAGCTGCCACCGGCGGAGTACGAGCGCGTGCTCGCGTGGGCCTACGAGCGCCAGAAGACGTCGCCGCTGCACTTCAAGCCCACCGACGCGCCGCACTACTACCGCATCATCCGCCAGCTCGCGAAGGCCGAGGGCAAGAAGGTCACGCGCGAGGAGTACGGCCTCGACGCGATGACGCGCGGCTGTCTCGGCGGCATCACCTTCTGCTTCATCAGCCATGTCGGCGACGTGCAGCCATGCGGCTACTTCGACATGCAGCTCGGTAGCGTCAAGGAGAAGCCGTTCTCCGAGATATGGACCTCCTCGAAGGTCTTCAACGAGCTTCGCGACTACTCCCTTCTCAAGGGGAAGTGCGGGGCCTGCGAGTACAAGGCCGTGTGCGGCGGCTGCCGCGCCCGGGCGCTCGAGGTCACCGGCGACTATCTCGCCGCCGAGCCGTACTGCGTCTACGAGCCGCCGGCCTGGGTGCGCGGCGACACGGAACCCGATGCGGTCGAGGGCGGGGACTCCTAG
- a CDS encoding sugar transferase — translation MQVFSGPDDRVEVGSAKRTLDVALSLSLLVLTSPVSLAIAVGEILDSMLSAEDRGPVVYRETRVSQGVPFTLYKFRILKVRAIVEQIGEQGLAPKTVENRPENVTAMGRFLKKTGLDELPQFFNILRGDMSFVGPRPKPVAEYEAEVAKGVWRRKVIRAGLTGPAQLLKGTVRTADDDLAADLAYIAEARDASQWRRLRTDLVVLWRTIRLMLKMTGE, via the coding sequence GTGCAGGTGTTCTCCGGTCCCGACGACCGTGTCGAGGTGGGGTCCGCGAAGCGCACCCTCGACGTCGCGCTCTCGCTGTCGCTGCTCGTTCTCACCTCGCCCGTCTCGCTGGCCATCGCTGTCGGCGAGATCCTCGATTCGATGCTGAGCGCCGAGGACCGCGGCCCGGTCGTCTATCGCGAGACGCGCGTCTCTCAGGGCGTCCCGTTCACGCTCTACAAGTTCCGCATCCTCAAGGTACGCGCGATCGTCGAGCAGATCGGGGAACAGGGGCTGGCGCCCAAGACGGTGGAGAACCGGCCGGAGAACGTCACCGCGATGGGGCGGTTCCTGAAGAAGACCGGTCTCGACGAACTGCCGCAGTTCTTCAACATCCTGCGAGGCGACATGAGCTTCGTCGGGCCGCGCCCGAAGCCGGTCGCCGAGTACGAGGCGGAAGTGGCGAAGGGGGTCTGGCGGCGCAAGGTCATCCGCGCCGGCCTGACAGGTCCCGCGCAGCTGCTCAAGGGCACGGTGCGCACCGCCGACGACGACCTGGCGGCGGACCTGGCGTACATCGCCGAGGCGCGGGACGCTTCCCAGTGGCGACGGTTGCGGACCGACCTCGTCGTCCTTTGGCGGACCATCCGTCTGATGCTCAAGATGACGGGCGAGTGA